One window of the Methanomassiliicoccaceae archaeon DOK genome contains the following:
- a CDS encoding (Fe-S)-binding protein — translation MTLIRDNLDRFRSLCVGCGACTEACPSHRHGGCDPQAVMEGDLKKVFGCVGCGFCSRACEQGCEPKLVMLAAYSLLLNVPVSQAFLDTGLSRYVTEGAPGTDLEPVWTGDDVYVMPGCVAKCEVPYVEYAASAAMEGMGVRASELPDFKCCMYPIQFGTMDDEERKGYLIGMGETAGGRELVTLCGGCDEAFGMVGVESEHLIAFLHRRLSALPKVPVPLRVSVEPGCAAIGLSEDMLDVVRAMGCIPVGNEPGCCGKGNRNVGAPLMAERQEAAKDADVIVVGCPMCQKQYDSIPGGKPSMHIAELVAWACGDSESLRRHTIPVPGI, via the coding sequence ATGACTCTCATCCGCGACAACCTGGACCGTTTCCGCTCGCTCTGCGTCGGATGCGGCGCCTGCACCGAAGCCTGCCCGTCCCACCGCCACGGTGGATGCGACCCGCAGGCCGTCATGGAGGGGGACCTGAAGAAGGTCTTCGGTTGCGTCGGATGCGGTTTCTGCTCCAGGGCCTGCGAGCAGGGGTGCGAGCCCAAGCTCGTGATGCTCGCGGCTTACAGCCTGCTCCTGAACGTCCCGGTCAGCCAGGCGTTCCTGGACACGGGACTGTCCAGATATGTTACCGAGGGGGCCCCGGGGACGGATCTGGAGCCCGTGTGGACGGGTGACGACGTCTACGTTATGCCCGGATGCGTCGCGAAGTGCGAGGTCCCCTACGTGGAGTACGCCGCATCGGCGGCCATGGAGGGCATGGGGGTCAGAGCCTCCGAGCTCCCGGACTTCAAGTGCTGCATGTACCCGATACAGTTCGGGACCATGGACGACGAGGAGAGGAAGGGATACCTCATAGGGATGGGCGAGACCGCCGGCGGAAGGGAGCTTGTGACGCTCTGCGGAGGATGCGACGAGGCCTTCGGGATGGTGGGCGTCGAATCCGAGCATCTGATCGCGTTCCTCCACCGGAGACTGTCGGCCCTGCCCAAGGTGCCCGTACCCCTGAGGGTCTCGGTGGAGCCCGGCTGCGCCGCGATCGGCCTGTCGGAGGACATGCTGGACGTCGTCCGCGCCATGGGATGCATCCCCGTGGGGAACGAACCGGGATGCTGCGGCAAGGGGAACAGGAACGTGGGCGCACCCCTGATGGCGGAGAGGCAGGAGGCCGCGAAGGACGCAGACGTCATCGTTGTGGGATGCCCCATGTGCCAGAAGCAGTACGACTCGATTCCTGGTGGGAAGCCGTCGATGCACATCGCAGAGCTCGTGGCATGGGCCTGCGGCGATTCCGAATCTCTGAGGAGGCACACCATCCCCGTCCCCGGGATCTGA